Proteins found in one Desulfovibrio sp. genomic segment:
- the truB gene encoding tRNA pseudouridine(55) synthase TruB, producing MPQQHGILVLRKPSGPTSARCLTAIKRLGQKKIGHAGTLDPLASGVLLVLLGQATKLSGHLLAGGGKVYSGTLRLGQTTDTWDIEGKVVAEAPWEHVSEADVRREVAAWLELAEQAVPPYSAAKHEGQPLYKLARKGVEAPAKVKRMKISQAETLTVSLPFVSFRVACSSGTYIRSLAHSLGTRLGCGAVLTELTREYSHPFGLDVARDPADFTADPALLPGCVRPIAEALPHWRKVELTPDEAARVRNGIAVPCRPEAPAQADAPEQGATGAEPAEGFALLLEQGTALALAQLETTPAGPCWTVLRGLWN from the coding sequence TTGCCCCAGCAGCACGGCATTCTGGTGCTGCGCAAGCCCTCCGGCCCCACCTCGGCCCGTTGTCTCACGGCTATCAAACGCCTTGGGCAAAAAAAGATCGGGCATGCGGGCACTCTTGATCCTTTGGCATCAGGGGTTCTACTTGTTTTGCTGGGGCAGGCCACCAAACTTTCAGGGCATCTGCTGGCTGGCGGCGGCAAGGTTTACAGCGGCACGCTGCGGCTGGGCCAGACCACCGACACCTGGGATATTGAAGGCAAGGTAGTGGCCGAAGCGCCGTGGGAGCATGTGAGCGAAGCTGACGTGCGCCGCGAAGTAGCCGCCTGGCTTGAGCTTGCCGAGCAGGCCGTGCCGCCCTATTCAGCGGCCAAGCACGAAGGCCAGCCGCTCTACAAACTGGCGCGCAAGGGCGTAGAAGCCCCTGCCAAGGTCAAACGCATGAAAATTTCACAGGCGGAAACACTCACGGTGAGTCTTCCGTTTGTGAGCTTTCGGGTCGCTTGCAGTTCTGGCACCTATATACGCTCCCTGGCCCACAGCTTGGGGACGCGCTTAGGGTGTGGAGCCGTGCTCACAGAACTGACCCGGGAGTATAGTCACCCCTTCGGCCTTGATGTGGCCCGCGATCCTGCGGATTTCACGGCTGATCCCGCCCTGCTGCCCGGTTGCGTGCGTCCCATTGCGGAAGCACTGCCCCACTGGCGCAAGGTGGAACTCACGCCGGATGAAGCCGCACGTGTGCGCAACGGCATAGCCGTGCCTTGCCGCCCGGAAGCACCCGCGCAAGCGGATGCCCCCGAGCAGGGCGCGACAGGTGCCGAGCCTGCGGAAGGCTTTGCGCTGCTGCTTGAACAGGGCACTGCCCTGGCTCTGGCCCAGCTCGAAACCACGCCCGCTGGCCCATGTTGGACCGTGTTGCGGGGACTTTGGAACTAA
- the pnp gene encoding polyribonucleotide nucleotidyltransferase, whose product MYQDIFEPIRVSAMVGGKEVILETGRMANQAHGSVWIQCGGTVVLVTVCSQTLEFDKGFFPLTVEYSEKMYAAGRIPGSFFRREIGRPSERETLVSRLIDRPLRPLFPKKGLNEDVQVLASVISADQVNDSDVLALTGASAAVMLSPLPFDGPVAGGRIGRINGQFVLNPTFEQQEQSDLNIVFAASADALTMVEGEARFVPEEVIIDALEWGRQQIQPLVEAQLKLRELAGKPKMAFTPHADDPVLVARVKELALAAGLEEALRVPEKMARKDARKAVKEKVMENLKNDPAWAENDAALKSVGDMLSDLEKKLVRARIVNEGTRIDGRDTKTVRPIQIQTGLLPRAHGSALFRRGETKSMVVTTLGSSTDEQRMDSLTGDVTKRFMLHYNFPPFSVGEVKPVRVSRREIGHGALAEKSLRPVLPADADFPFTLRVVSETLESNGSSSMAAVCGGSLSLMDAGVPISAPVAGVAMGLIKEGDKFIVLTDILGDEDALGDMDFKIAGTAEGVTGVQMDIKITGLTTEIMRAAMKQAHEGRHHILEEMAKAIAAPRKELSRFAPQHAEVFVNPDIIRLIIGPGGKNIKAITAATGASVDIEDTGRVSIFAPTAEALEKAREMVSYYDQRPDLGKNYLAKVRKIMEIGAIVEVLPNVEALVHVSQLDVNRVEQPGDVARLGEDMMVKVIEINGDRIRASRKAVLLEEQGHPWNPEETARPPRSDRGDRGDRNGRGDRGGRDRRDRGDRR is encoded by the coding sequence ATGTATCAAGATATTTTTGAACCCATCAGGGTTTCAGCCATGGTCGGCGGCAAGGAAGTTATCCTTGAAACAGGCCGTATGGCCAATCAGGCCCACGGTTCTGTGTGGATTCAGTGCGGCGGCACCGTGGTGCTCGTCACCGTGTGCTCGCAGACGCTTGAATTCGACAAGGGCTTCTTCCCGCTCACCGTTGAATACTCCGAAAAAATGTACGCCGCTGGCCGCATTCCCGGCAGCTTCTTCCGCCGCGAAATCGGCCGTCCCTCCGAGCGCGAAACCCTGGTTTCCCGCCTGATCGACCGCCCGCTGCGTCCGCTCTTTCCCAAGAAGGGCCTGAACGAAGACGTGCAGGTTCTTGCCAGCGTCATTTCTGCCGACCAGGTGAACGACTCCGACGTGCTGGCGCTTACGGGCGCTTCCGCTGCGGTCATGCTTTCGCCCCTGCCCTTCGACGGCCCGGTGGCTGGTGGTCGCATTGGCCGCATCAACGGCCAGTTTGTGCTGAACCCCACCTTTGAGCAGCAGGAACAGAGCGACCTCAACATCGTGTTTGCCGCCTCCGCCGATGCGCTCACCATGGTGGAAGGCGAAGCCCGCTTTGTGCCCGAAGAAGTCATCATTGACGCTCTTGAATGGGGCCGCCAGCAGATTCAGCCTCTGGTTGAAGCCCAGCTCAAGCTGCGTGAACTGGCTGGCAAGCCCAAGATGGCCTTTACCCCCCACGCCGACGACCCGGTTCTGGTTGCCCGCGTGAAGGAGCTGGCCCTTGCCGCTGGCCTGGAGGAAGCCCTGCGCGTGCCTGAAAAGATGGCCCGCAAGGACGCCCGCAAGGCCGTGAAAGAAAAGGTCATGGAAAACCTCAAGAACGATCCGGCCTGGGCCGAGAACGATGCCGCGCTCAAGAGCGTGGGCGACATGCTCTCCGACCTGGAAAAGAAGCTGGTGCGCGCCCGCATTGTCAACGAAGGCACCCGCATTGACGGCCGCGACACCAAGACCGTGCGCCCCATCCAGATCCAGACTGGCCTGCTGCCCCGCGCCCACGGCTCCGCCCTGTTCCGCCGCGGCGAGACCAAGTCCATGGTTGTGACCACCCTTGGTTCTTCCACTGACGAACAGCGCATGGATTCGCTCACCGGCGATGTGACCAAGCGCTTTATGCTGCACTACAACTTCCCGCCCTTCTCTGTGGGCGAGGTCAAGCCCGTGCGCGTTTCGCGCCGCGAAATCGGCCACGGCGCGCTGGCGGAAAAGTCCCTGCGCCCCGTGCTGCCCGCTGACGCTGATTTTCCCTTTACCCTGCGCGTTGTGTCCGAGACTCTCGAATCCAACGGCTCTTCGTCCATGGCTGCCGTGTGCGGCGGCTCGCTTTCCCTCATGGATGCGGGCGTGCCCATCAGCGCCCCTGTGGCCGGTGTGGCCATGGGCCTCATCAAGGAAGGCGACAAGTTCATCGTGCTCACCGATATTCTTGGTGACGAAGACGCCCTCGGCGACATGGACTTCAAGATCGCTGGTACCGCAGAAGGCGTGACCGGCGTGCAGATGGACATCAAGATCACCGGCCTCACCACCGAGATCATGCGCGCCGCCATGAAGCAGGCCCACGAAGGCCGCCATCACATTCTGGAAGAAATGGCCAAGGCCATTGCCGCGCCGCGCAAGGAACTTTCGCGCTTTGCGCCCCAGCATGCCGAAGTGTTCGTGAACCCGGACATCATCCGCCTCATCATTGGCCCCGGCGGCAAGAACATCAAGGCCATCACTGCGGCTACCGGCGCGTCTGTGGACATTGAAGACACGGGCCGCGTGTCCATCTTCGCCCCCACGGCCGAAGCCCTGGAAAAAGCCCGCGAAATGGTTTCGTACTATGACCAGCGCCCCGACCTCGGCAAGAACTATCTTGCCAAGGTGCGCAAAATCATGGAAATCGGCGCTATCGTGGAAGTGCTGCCCAATGTGGAAGCCCTTGTGCACGTGTCGCAGCTTGACGTTAACCGCGTGGAACAGCCCGGCGATGTGGCGCGCCTTGGCGAAGACATGATGGTCAAGGTCATTGAAATCAACGGCGACCGCATCCGCGCCAGCCGCAAGGCCGTGCTGCTTGAAGAGCAGGGCCACCCCTGGAATCCCGAAGAAACCGCCCGTCCTCCCCGTTCCGACAGGGGTGACCGTGGCGACAGAAATGGCCGTGGTGACCGTGGCGGGCGTGACCGCCGCGACCGTGGCGACAGACGTTAA
- the rpsO gene encoding 30S ribosomal protein S15 yields MVMDASDKKTVIDAHAKHEGDTGSPEVQVALLTARIEDLTGHFKEHKKDFHSRTGLLKLVGRRRNILNYLKKKDVQRYRALIEKLGLRK; encoded by the coding sequence GTGGTAATGGATGCCAGCGACAAGAAAACGGTTATTGATGCCCACGCCAAACACGAAGGCGACACCGGTTCCCCGGAAGTTCAGGTGGCTCTGCTCACCGCCCGTATTGAAGACCTCACCGGTCACTTCAAAGAACACAAGAAGGACTTCCACTCCCGCACCGGTCTGCTCAAGCTGGTTGGCCGCCGTCGCAACATTCTGAACTATCTGAAGAAGAAAGACGTTCAGCGTTACCGCGCTCTTATCGAAAAGCTCGGTCTGCGCAAGTAA
- a CDS encoding 4Fe-4S dicluster domain-containing protein, whose protein sequence is MPKAFFVDTSRCTACRGCQVACKEWKELPPNNTKQWGSHQNPPDLNAYNFKLVRFSEHLIDNVVRWYFFPDQCRHCLTPPCQATASDAAAIIQDEATGAVIFTEKTKNEDFEAIRESCPYDIPRKDEKTGRIVKCDMCIDRVRAGMLPMCVKSCAMGAMHFGERDDILKKAEARLAQVKKEFPKAQLVDGDYVSVVFLVMDEPALYHDHAIACGPNSLTRQQWLAQLSRPLKTIFQGRV, encoded by the coding sequence ATGCCAAAAGCTTTTTTTGTTGATACTTCCCGTTGTACCGCATGCCGTGGTTGCCAGGTGGCATGCAAGGAATGGAAAGAACTTCCGCCCAACAACACCAAGCAGTGGGGCAGTCATCAGAACCCGCCGGATCTCAATGCGTATAATTTCAAGCTGGTGCGCTTCAGCGAACACCTGATTGACAATGTGGTGCGCTGGTACTTCTTTCCCGATCAATGCCGCCATTGCCTTACACCCCCCTGTCAGGCTACGGCGTCAGATGCTGCCGCCATCATTCAGGATGAAGCAACAGGTGCTGTAATCTTTACAGAAAAGACCAAGAATGAAGACTTTGAGGCAATTCGTGAGTCTTGCCCATATGATATTCCCAGAAAGGACGAAAAAACCGGGCGTATTGTAAAGTGCGACATGTGCATTGATCGCGTGCGGGCCGGGATGCTGCCCATGTGCGTCAAAAGCTGCGCAATGGGGGCCATGCATTTTGGCGAGCGCGATGATATCCTGAAAAAGGCTGAAGCCCGACTTGCGCAAGTAAAAAAGGAATTTCCCAAGGCGCAGCTGGTGGATGGGGATTATGTCAGTGTTGTGTTCCTTGTGATGGATGAGCCTGCGTTGTACCACGACCATGCCATCGCTTGCGGACCCAATTCCCTGACCCGTCAGCAGTGGCTGGCCCAGTTGAGCAGGCCCCTGAAAACCATTTTTCAGGGAAGGGTCTGA
- a CDS encoding sigma 54-interacting transcriptional regulator yields the protein MQEAHFAAPFMGTGQCLDTLNRVLAALSPGHSFHDSLQELLAALAEDMHFDRPHIVVQDPESGELKLSLSYGPADAPEAAYEPGSGITGQVFAEGRPIIVSCMQGRPDFQNRLFGRSQEEMARLAFISVPVRVENADQTEVIGTLSADTPTAPESELDLRCRFLETVATLVGRQVARLQEEMARQHFCMLPDEPLVSGTPASVIATSKSLRHVLRRLTQAGASRATVLLRGESGVGKELMAQALHTASPRRAQPLVMLNCAALPSELIEGELFGWRKGAFTGAVQNRAGLFRQADKGTLFLDEIGDLSTTAQAKVLRALQEGEIQPLGDERRYKVDVRLVCATNRPLEELVEQGLFREDLYYRINVFPVFIPPLRERPEDILPLTEHFLRMFSKEYERPVRRISTPAIDLLLQYHWPGNVRELKNVMERAVLICEDAVLRAHHLPSTLQSAESSSTGPTGGGLGFNETIARVEQEFIVDALKNARGNIHQAARDLGITYRIIYYKMKKYGIDHRRFAPSTQS from the coding sequence ATGCAAGAAGCCCATTTCGCCGCGCCCTTCATGGGCACAGGGCAGTGCCTCGATACCCTTAACCGGGTGTTGGCCGCCCTATCGCCGGGCCATTCCTTCCACGATTCTCTACAGGAGCTGCTGGCGGCTCTTGCAGAAGACATGCACTTCGACAGACCTCACATTGTGGTTCAGGATCCCGAAAGTGGCGAGCTGAAGCTCTCGCTTTCCTATGGCCCTGCGGACGCGCCCGAGGCTGCCTATGAACCGGGATCGGGCATCACTGGTCAGGTTTTTGCCGAGGGCAGGCCCATAATTGTTTCATGCATGCAGGGCCGTCCAGACTTTCAGAACCGCCTTTTTGGCCGCAGCCAGGAAGAAATGGCCCGGCTGGCATTCATAAGCGTGCCTGTGCGCGTTGAAAATGCCGACCAGACCGAAGTTATAGGCACACTGAGCGCCGATACCCCCACCGCGCCAGAATCAGAACTGGATTTGCGCTGCCGCTTTCTCGAAACAGTAGCCACGCTTGTGGGTCGGCAGGTGGCCCGTTTGCAGGAAGAAATGGCGCGCCAGCATTTCTGCATGCTGCCCGATGAGCCTCTTGTCAGCGGTACGCCAGCCTCGGTCATCGCCACCTCAAAGAGCTTGCGGCACGTGCTGCGCCGCCTCACGCAGGCTGGGGCCAGCCGCGCAACCGTGCTGTTGCGCGGGGAGTCGGGCGTGGGCAAGGAACTGATGGCCCAGGCCCTGCACACAGCAAGCCCTCGGCGCGCGCAGCCGCTGGTCATGCTCAACTGCGCCGCCCTGCCCTCGGAACTCATTGAAGGCGAACTTTTTGGCTGGCGCAAGGGCGCGTTCACAGGCGCGGTGCAAAACCGTGCCGGCCTTTTCCGTCAGGCGGACAAGGGTACGCTGTTTCTGGACGAAATCGGCGACCTGTCCACCACCGCTCAGGCAAAGGTGTTGCGCGCGCTTCAGGAAGGCGAAATCCAGCCTCTGGGCGATGAACGCCGCTACAAGGTGGACGTGCGCCTTGTCTGCGCCACCAACCGCCCATTGGAAGAGCTGGTGGAGCAGGGGCTGTTCCGCGAGGATCTGTACTACCGCATCAATGTCTTTCCCGTGTTTATTCCTCCGCTGCGCGAAAGACCGGAAGACATTTTGCCCCTCACAGAGCATTTTCTGCGCATGTTCAGCAAGGAATACGAGCGCCCGGTGCGGCGCATCTCCACGCCTGCCATTGACCTTTTGCTGCAATATCACTGGCCCGGCAACGTGCGCGAGCTGAAAAACGTCATGGAACGCGCCGTGCTTATTTGCGAGGATGCCGTGCTGCGCGCCCACCACCTGCCCAGCACCCTGCAAAGCGCGGAGAGCAGCAGCACCGGCCCCACGGGCGGCGGCCTTGGCTTTAACGAAACCATCGCCAGGGTGGAGCAGGAATTTATTGTGGACGCCCTCAAAAACGCCCGTGGCAATATCCATCAGGCCGCGCGCGACCTAGGCATCACCTACCGCATCATCTATTATAAAATGAAAAAATACGGCATAGATCACCGCAGGTTCGCGCCATCAACACAAAGCTGA
- the infB gene encoding translation initiation factor IF-2, whose translation MSDDKIKIKDLGGDISQDPKDILRVARELGLPVKSATGSVTSEEATRLRDYFAEQKQVDAERAGSQRDVIVRRRRKDSPQEAETAAQEAPVAAPVETEAPKETAPVVEAVADAAPAAPAAADEPVAPKASKPAQETAPAAEHKARVVKPAKVVSPARVISRPSDQKEPEVVEAPAPAAAESAPAPEAAPAAPVVEAVAAKVPAEKPHADKAEAQDKAAKARVARPDASAMPEGSSAPTLPQRSAEARASEDGEEGAAPRRAPRAEAPATPQVRIISRPVPGATPSQDARPARSGDSRPGGYPPRDGAGRPPRPGGPRPGGPGGPGGAPRSAGGPRPGGPAGGFGQQAAPASPSDTRDGQSKKKRLKGRRTVDFQQGDFGRRSDDDDSGRLNRGKGRRKSGRSSVVPQSTQPLKAAKRKIRITEAIRVADMAHQMGLKANEIIKVLFGLGIMATINQTLDIDTATLVAAEFGYEVEKVGFSEDDYLVPKEVDAPETLKPRPPVVTIMGHVDHGKTSLLDAIRKSNVTSGEAGGITQHIGAYHVKTKRGEIVFLDTPGHEAFTAMRARGAQVTDLVILVVAADDGVMEQTREAINHSRAANVPIMVAVNKMDKPGAEPDRVLRELAELGLQAEEWGGDTIVAKVSAKSRMGLDELLEMVALQSEIMELKANPDKPARGHIVEAKLDKGRGPIATVLIQEGTLRQGDSFVCGTFSGRVRALVSDQGKKVKDAGPSLPVEVQGFEGVPEAGEEFFVVSDEKVARRIADSRAIKQRERDLASESRVTLETFLSQRKSDQETLTLNLVVKADVQGSLEAITEALNKQSTEKVRINVVHGGTGAITESDILLASASQAIIIGFNVRPTSKIKDVADHENVDIRFYEIIYKLVDDIKSAMAGMLAPVQREVYLGQAEVRDTFSVPKVGLIAGSYVADGKIARNAGVRLLRDGVVVYTGKISSLKRFKDDSKEVVKGNECGVGLENFNDVKIGDIIEAFETVEEAATL comes from the coding sequence ATGTCCGATGATAAGATAAAAATTAAGGATCTCGGCGGGGATATCTCGCAGGATCCCAAGGATATACTGCGTGTCGCGCGTGAGCTCGGCCTGCCGGTAAAATCCGCTACTGGTTCCGTCACCTCAGAGGAGGCCACTCGCTTGCGCGACTACTTTGCCGAACAGAAACAGGTTGATGCGGAGCGCGCCGGATCGCAACGCGACGTCATCGTGCGCCGCCGCCGCAAGGACTCCCCGCAGGAAGCCGAAACCGCAGCGCAGGAAGCCCCCGTTGCCGCACCGGTTGAAACCGAAGCGCCCAAGGAAACTGCCCCTGTGGTAGAAGCAGTGGCCGATGCGGCCCCTGCCGCTCCCGCTGCCGCTGACGAGCCTGTTGCGCCCAAGGCTTCCAAGCCCGCGCAGGAAACGGCACCCGCTGCCGAACACAAGGCCCGCGTCGTCAAGCCTGCCAAGGTTGTCTCGCCCGCCCGCGTCATCAGCCGCCCCAGCGACCAGAAAGAACCCGAGGTTGTGGAAGCTCCGGCTCCCGCCGCTGCGGAGTCTGCACCTGCACCTGAAGCAGCGCCCGCCGCCCCTGTGGTGGAAGCCGTTGCTGCAAAGGTTCCGGCTGAAAAGCCCCACGCAGACAAGGCTGAAGCCCAGGACAAGGCCGCCAAGGCTCGTGTGGCGCGCCCCGATGCCTCGGCCATGCCCGAAGGCTCGTCTGCGCCAACCCTGCCCCAGCGTTCTGCCGAAGCCCGCGCCAGTGAAGACGGCGAAGAAGGCGCCGCGCCCCGTCGCGCGCCCCGTGCGGAAGCTCCGGCAACACCGCAGGTTCGCATTATTTCCCGTCCTGTTCCCGGCGCTACGCCCTCGCAGGATGCCCGCCCCGCCCGCAGTGGCGACAGCCGCCCCGGCGGCTATCCGCCCAGGGACGGCGCTGGCAGGCCTCCCCGTCCCGGCGGTCCCCGTCCTGGCGGCCCCGGTGGCCCCGGCGGTGCGCCGCGTTCTGCTGGCGGCCCCCGTCCCGGCGGTCCCGCAGGCGGCTTTGGGCAGCAGGCAGCGCCTGCTTCCCCTTCCGACACCCGCGATGGACAGAGCAAGAAAAAGCGCCTCAAGGGTCGCCGCACTGTTGATTTTCAGCAGGGTGATTTTGGCCGCCGTAGCGATGACGACGACAGTGGTCGCCTGAACAGAGGCAAGGGCCGCCGCAAGTCGGGCCGTTCTTCTGTGGTGCCGCAGTCCACCCAGCCGCTCAAGGCCGCCAAGCGCAAGATCCGTATTACCGAAGCCATTCGCGTTGCCGACATGGCCCACCAGATGGGTCTTAAGGCCAACGAGATCATCAAGGTGCTCTTTGGTCTTGGCATCATGGCGACCATCAACCAGACGCTGGATATCGACACTGCCACCCTTGTGGCCGCCGAATTCGGCTACGAAGTTGAAAAAGTCGGCTTTTCTGAAGACGATTATCTGGTTCCCAAGGAAGTGGACGCGCCTGAAACTCTCAAGCCGCGCCCGCCTGTTGTTACCATTATGGGTCACGTTGACCACGGTAAAACTTCGCTGCTCGACGCCATACGCAAGTCCAACGTCACCAGCGGCGAAGCCGGCGGCATCACCCAGCACATCGGCGCATACCATGTGAAGACCAAGCGCGGCGAAATCGTGTTCCTCGACACGCCCGGCCACGAAGCCTTCACAGCCATGCGCGCCCGTGGCGCTCAGGTCACCGACCTTGTTATTCTTGTGGTCGCCGCCGACGACGGCGTCATGGAGCAGACCCGAGAAGCCATCAACCACTCCCGCGCCGCCAATGTTCCCATTATGGTGGCCGTGAACAAGATGGACAAGCCCGGCGCCGAGCCTGACCGCGTGTTGCGCGAACTGGCCGAACTTGGTTTGCAGGCCGAAGAATGGGGCGGCGACACCATCGTTGCCAAGGTTTCGGCCAAGAGCCGCATGGGTCTGGACGAACTGCTCGAAATGGTGGCCCTCCAGTCTGAAATCATGGAGCTCAAGGCCAACCCCGATAAGCCCGCCCGCGGTCATATCGTGGAAGCCAAGCTCGACAAGGGCCGTGGTCCCATCGCCACCGTGCTCATTCAGGAAGGCACCCTGCGCCAGGGCGACAGCTTTGTGTGCGGCACCTTCTCGGGCCGCGTGCGCGCCCTCGTGAGTGATCAGGGCAAGAAGGTCAAGGACGCTGGCCCTTCGCTGCCTGTGGAAGTGCAGGGTTTTGAAGGCGTGCCGGAAGCTGGTGAGGAATTCTTTGTGGTGTCCGACGAAAAGGTCGCCCGCCGCATCGCCGATTCCCGCGCGATCAAGCAACGTGAACGCGACCTGGCCTCCGAATCGCGCGTCACCCTTGAAACCTTCCTGTCGCAGCGCAAGTCCGATCAGGAAACCCTGACCCTCAACCTTGTTGTCAAGGCGGACGTGCAGGGCAGCCTGGAAGCCATTACCGAAGCTCTGAACAAGCAGAGCACGGAAAAAGTGCGCATCAACGTGGTACACGGCGGCACCGGCGCAATCACGGAATCCGACATTCTGCTGGCTTCTGCCTCGCAGGCCATCATTATCGGCTTCAACGTGCGTCCCACCTCCAAGATCAAGGATGTGGCCGACCACGAAAACGTGGATATCCGCTTCTACGAGATCATTTACAAGCTCGTGGACGATATCAAGAGCGCCATGGCTGGCATGCTCGCCCCTGTGCAGCGTGAAGTGTACCTCGGCCAGGCCGAAGTACGCGACACCTTCAGCGTGCCCAAGGTCGGCCTTATCGCCGGTTCCTACGTGGCTGACGGCAAGATCGCCCGTAATGCCGGGGTACGCCTGCTGCGCGACGGCGTGGTGGTCTACACAGGCAAGATCTCTTCCCTCAAGCGCTTCAAGGATGACTCCAAGGAAGTGGTTAAAGGCAACGAGTGCGGCGTGGGCCTTGAAAACTTCAACGACGTGAAGATCGGCGACATCATCGAAGCCTTCGAAACCGTCGAAGAAGCCGCCACTCTTTAA
- a CDS encoding DHH family phosphoesterase, with amino-acid sequence MQRTELIPPQFREGAVRMAEAFRHVDQVIVAAHVNPDGDAAGAVAAAGHILQSMGKEFMLYAQPGLPGYLDFFSTPGFVHTTLEHSPFKPRCAVLLDCGEPERLGRELAGRLPDLQTLNIDHHLGGNGMGNVANWVEPQAAATAQLMAYVALAAGLPLTGELANGLALGIITDTGGFCHGNTSAEVLYLTAHLVEHGCNIAQLREHLENSWSRGRLTLWGQLLQRAQLERNGSVCFCPVYLEDLRKCGALKEDLEGFVEQLRRLRGVQVAAVLREDSPACCKFSLRSYGAVDVRAAAARLGGGGHRNAAGGTVRADMDTASAQLLAAIAEELDAEDLGSSGE; translated from the coding sequence ATGCAGCGGACTGAACTCATTCCCCCGCAATTCCGCGAAGGTGCGGTGCGCATGGCCGAAGCCTTTCGCCATGTGGATCAGGTCATTGTGGCCGCCCATGTGAACCCTGACGGTGATGCAGCAGGCGCGGTGGCGGCTGCGGGACATATTCTGCAGTCCATGGGCAAGGAATTCATGCTTTACGCGCAGCCAGGCCTGCCGGGATATCTGGACTTTTTTTCCACGCCGGGCTTTGTGCACACTACGCTGGAGCATTCGCCCTTCAAGCCTCGCTGCGCGGTACTGCTTGACTGCGGCGAACCAGAACGCCTTGGCCGCGAGCTGGCGGGCCGCCTGCCGGATCTGCAAACACTGAATATTGACCACCACCTCGGCGGCAACGGCATGGGCAACGTGGCAAACTGGGTTGAACCCCAGGCTGCGGCCACAGCCCAGCTCATGGCCTATGTGGCCCTGGCCGCAGGCCTGCCCCTCACTGGCGAGCTGGCAAACGGCCTGGCCCTTGGCATCATTACCGACACCGGCGGTTTCTGCCACGGCAACACCAGCGCCGAGGTGCTCTACCTCACGGCCCACCTTGTTGAGCATGGCTGTAATATTGCCCAGTTGCGCGAACACCTCGAAAACAGCTGGAGCCGTGGCCGTCTGACCCTCTGGGGCCAGCTTTTGCAGCGGGCGCAGCTTGAGCGCAACGGCAGCGTCTGTTTTTGCCCCGTGTATCTTGAAGATCTGCGCAAATGCGGGGCGCTGAAGGAAGACCTTGAAGGTTTTGTGGAACAGCTGCGCCGTTTGCGCGGCGTCCAGGTGGCCGCAGTGCTGCGGGAGGATTCCCCGGCCTGCTGCAAGTTCAGCTTGCGCTCCTACGGCGCGGTAGACGTGCGCGCCGCAGCGGCCAGACTTGGCGGCGGCGGGCACCGCAATGCCGCAGGCGGCACCGTACGGGCAGATATGGATACGGCAAGCGCCCAGTTGCTGGCTGCCATAGCTGAAGAACTGGATGCCGAAGACCTGGGTTCGTCCGGCGAGTAA
- a CDS encoding DUF503 domain-containing protein produces the protein MFMAVLTVEFSLEGNDNLKAKRRVANSLKQKTRNKFNVAIAEAGTEDSLSRLRLAVVSISNSESHLRSRMDKCALMMEAVCPEEMTDSQVEIYAAD, from the coding sequence ATGTTTATGGCGGTTCTTACCGTAGAATTCAGCCTGGAAGGCAACGACAATCTCAAGGCCAAGCGCCGCGTTGCCAACAGCCTGAAACAGAAGACCAGAAACAAATTTAATGTAGCCATAGCCGAAGCGGGAACAGAAGACAGCCTCTCCCGTCTGAGGCTTGCGGTGGTATCCATTTCCAACAGCGAGAGCCATCTGCGCAGCCGCATGGACAAGTGCGCGCTCATGATGGAAGCGGTCTGCCCCGAGGAAATGACGGATAGCCAGGTGGAGATATATGCAGCGGACTGA